A stretch of the Drosophila yakuba strain Tai18E2 unplaced genomic scaffold, Prin_Dyak_Tai18E2_2.1 Segkk2_quiver_pilon_scaf, whole genome shotgun sequence genome encodes the following:
- the LOC6540137 gene encoding kelch-like protein 10: MEEVKEHPYVLQCEAAKPLIVDTFKFMYDLDFLNPQADELTTPPLAMPRLPHEVIFAIGGWSGGTSKGCIETYDTRADRWVTINAEDPAGPRAYHGTAVLGFKIFSIGGYDGVEYFNTCRVFDAVKKKWNEIAPMHCRRCYVSVTELNGMIYAIGGYDGHNRLNTVERYNPRTNQWSVIPPMNMQRSDASACTLQERIYATGGFNGQECLDSAEYYDPITNSWTRIPNMNHRRSGVSCVAFRNQLYVIGGFNGTARLSTGERFDPDTQTWHFIREMNHSRSNFGLEIIDDMIFAIGGFNGVSTISHTECYVAETDEWMEATDMNIVRSALSANNIAGLPNKRDYIHKERDRLMEERRQRLMATAMARENIAHGNATQMLVENNDRVMDDYESPDEEEETDEQQQTSLLRRIIPPYVGQQIAAETAPVQPQLVSTDQLNRVMEGRALDNNRRIHVQMRNQRHGSHHEIRRRT; this comes from the exons ATGGAAGAGGTTAAGGAACACCCGTACGTCTTGCAATGTGAAGCCGCTAAGCCTCTTATTGTTGACACCTTTAAATTTATGTACGACCTGGACTTTTTGAATCCTCAGGCAGACGAG CTTACCACTCCACCATTGGCAATGCCAAGGCTACCGCATGAAGTCATCTTTGCGATTGGCGGCTGGAGCGGTGGCACGTCAAAAGGATGCATCGAAACTTATGACACGAGGGCCGATAGATGGGTAACTATTAACGCAGAGGATCCTGCTGGACCCCGTGCCTATCATGGAACCGCAGTGCTGGGTTTCAAAATATTCTCGATTGGCGGATATGATGGCGTAGAATATTTCAACACATGCCGCGTTTTTGAtgctgtaaaaaaaaaatggaacgAAATCGCGCCGATGCATTGCAGGCGCTGCTACGTAAGTGTAACAGAGTTAAATGGCATGATATATGCAATCGGCGGCTACGACGGTCATAACCGCCTGAACACCGTTGAGCGGTATAATCCTAGGACCAACCAATGGTCCGTTATTCCGCCAATGAACATGCAACGTTCTGATGCCAGCGCCTGCACTTTGCAAGAACGCATCTATGCCACAGGGGGATTCAACGGCCAAGAGTGCCTGGACAGCGCGGAGTATTATGATCCCATAACCAACTCTTGGACTAGAATACCTAACATGAATCATCGTCGGTCTGGAGTAAGCTGCGTGGCTTTTAGGAACCAGCTTTACGTTATCGGCGGCTTTAACGGTACAGCGCGTCTATCTACCGGAGAACGCTTTGATCCAGACACGCAGACTTGGCACTTCATCCGTGAAATGAACCACTCGCGCAGCAACTTTGGACTTGAGATTATCGACGATATGATCTTTGCTATCGGCGGCTTTAACGGCGTCTCCACGATCTCTCATACGGAATGCTATGTAGCTGAAACAGACGAATGGATGGAAGCCACAGATATGAACATTGTTCGCTCCGCCTTGTCCGCAAATAACATAGCTGGGCTCCCAAACAAACGAGACTATATACACAAAGAGCGAGATCGCCTAATGGAAGAGCGGCGTCAGCGTCTTATGGCAACCGCCATGGCTCGGGAGAATATAGCACATGGCAATGCCACGCAGATGTTAGTGGAAAACAATGACAGAGTCATGGATGACTACGAAAGTCCTGATGAAGAAGAAGAGACTGATGAGCAACAGCAAACATCACTACTAAGGCGGATTATTCCACCCTATGTAGGGCAGCAAATAGCTGCTGAAACGGCACCAGTTCAACCTCAATTGGTGTCCACTGATCAACTAAATAGAGTAATGGAGGGTAGGGCTCTGGACAACAATAGGCGTATTCATGTGCAAATGCGTAACCAACGCCATGGCTCCCATCATGAAATTCGTCGTCGTACATAG